The Pseudomonas eucalypticola genome has a window encoding:
- a CDS encoding chemotaxis response regulator protein-glutamate methylesterase — MKIAIVNDMPMAVEALRRAVAFEPAHQVIWVATNGAEAVARCAEQLPDLILMDLIMPVMDGVEATRQIMAATPCAIVIVTVDRQQNVHRVFEAMGHGALDVVDTPALGAGNPRDAAAPLLRKILNIGWLIGQRGTPVKAVPTPLRSGTQRSGLVAIGSSAGGPAALEVLLKGLPKNFPAAIVLVQHVDQVFAAGMADWLAGASGLNVRLARAGEPPQPGVVLLAGTNHHIRLLNDGTLAYTEEPVNEIYRPSIDVFFESVARFWRGDAVGVLLTGMGRDGAQGLKLLRQQNFLTIAQDQQSSAVYGMPKAAAAIDAAVEIRPLERIAPRLMEIFQP, encoded by the coding sequence ATGAAAATTGCCATCGTCAACGACATGCCCATGGCCGTCGAGGCCTTGCGCCGGGCCGTGGCGTTCGAGCCGGCGCACCAGGTGATCTGGGTCGCCACCAATGGCGCCGAGGCTGTGGCACGCTGTGCCGAGCAACTGCCCGACCTGATCCTGATGGACCTGATCATGCCGGTCATGGATGGCGTTGAGGCCACGCGCCAGATCATGGCCGCCACGCCGTGCGCCATTGTCATCGTCACCGTCGATCGCCAGCAGAATGTGCATCGGGTGTTCGAAGCCATGGGCCACGGGGCCCTGGACGTGGTCGACACCCCGGCGCTGGGTGCCGGCAACCCTCGCGATGCCGCCGCGCCGCTGTTGCGCAAGATCCTCAACATCGGCTGGCTGATCGGCCAGCGCGGCACGCCCGTCAAGGCGGTGCCCACACCCTTGCGCAGCGGCACCCAGCGCAGCGGCTTGGTGGCCATCGGCTCCTCGGCCGGCGGGCCGGCAGCACTTGAAGTACTGCTCAAGGGCTTGCCGAAAAACTTTCCTGCGGCCATTGTGCTGGTGCAGCATGTGGACCAGGTGTTCGCCGCGGGCATGGCCGACTGGCTGGCCGGGGCTTCGGGCCTGAACGTGCGGCTTGCCAGGGCGGGCGAACCGCCGCAACCTGGCGTAGTATTGCTGGCGGGTACCAACCACCATATCCGCCTGCTCAACGACGGCACGCTGGCCTACACGGAGGAGCCGGTGAACGAGATCTACCGTCCATCCATCGACGTGTTCTTCGAGAGCGTCGCGCGTTTCTGGCGCGGTGACGCGGTTGGCGTATTGCTGACGGGCATGGGCCGCGATGGCGCCCAAGGGCTCAAACTGTTGCGCCAGCAGAATTTCCTGACCATCGCCCAGGACCAGCAAAGCAGTGCGGTGTATGGCATGCCCAAAGCGGCAGCGGCCATTGATGCGGCGGTGGAAATCCGCCCACTGGAGCGTATTGCTCCCAGACTGATGGAAATTTTTCAGCCATGA
- the prfB gene encoding peptide chain release factor 2 (programmed frameshift): MEINPILNTIKDLSERSETIRGYLDYDQKHERLTEVNRELEDPAVWNNPEYAQNLGRERSLLAQIVDTLDEMSAGLADAKDLLLMAAEEEDEGAVADVSEEVDRLRESLEKLEFRRMFSGEMDANNAYLDIQAGSGGTEAQDWANILLRMYLRWADKRGFDTTIMELSAGEVAGIKGATLHIKGEYAFGWLRTEIGVHRLVRKSPFDSGNRRHTSFSAVFVSPEIDDNIEIDINPADLRIDTYRSSGAGGQHVNTTDSAVRITHVPTNTVVSCQNERSQHANKDTAMKMLRARLYEQEVQKRNAASQAMEDSKSDIGWGHQIRSYVLDASRIKDLRTNIERSDCDKVLDGDIDEYLVASLKQGL; the protein is encoded by the exons ATGGAAATCAACCCGATCCTGAACACCATCAAGGACCTGTCCGAGCGCTCCGAAACCATTCGGGGGTATCTT GACTACGATCAAAAGCATGAGCGTCTGACCGAGGTCAACCGCGAGCTTGAAGATCCGGCAGTCTGGAACAACCCCGAGTATGCGCAGAACCTGGGCCGCGAGCGTTCGCTGCTGGCCCAGATCGTCGACACCCTGGACGAAATGTCCGCAGGCCTGGCCGATGCCAAGGACCTGCTGCTGATGGCTGCCGAGGAAGAAGACGAAGGCGCCGTCGCCGACGTCAGTGAAGAAGTCGACCGCTTGCGCGAGTCGCTGGAAAAGCTGGAATTCCGCCGCATGTTCAGCGGCGAGATGGACGCCAACAACGCCTACCTGGACATCCAGGCCGGTTCCGGCGGTACCGAAGCCCAGGACTGGGCCAACATCCTGCTGCGCATGTACCTGCGCTGGGCCGACAAGCGCGGCTTCGACACCACCATCATGGAGCTGTCGGCCGGTGAAGTGGCGGGTATCAAGGGCGCGACACTGCACATCAAGGGCGAGTATGCCTTTGGCTGGCTGCGCACCGAGATCGGCGTGCACCGCCTGGTGCGCAAGAGCCCGTTCGACTCGGGTAACCGCCGTCATACCTCGTTCTCGGCCGTGTTCGTGTCGCCGGAAATCGATGACAACATCGAAATCGACATCAACCCCGCGGACCTGCGCATCGACACCTACCGCTCCTCCGGTGCCGGTGGCCAGCACGTGAACACCACCGACTCGGCGGTTCGTATCACCCACGTGCCGACCAACACCGTGGTCAGCTGCCAGAACGAACGTTCCCAGCATGCGAACAAGGACACCGCCATGAAAATGCTGCGGGCGCGCCTTTACGAGCAGGAAGTGCAGAAACGCAACGCCGCCTCCCAGGCCATGGAAGACAGCAAGTCGGACATCGGCTGGGGCCACCAGATTCGTTCGTACGTACTGGATGCCTCGCGCATCAAGGACCTGCGCACCAACATCGAACGCAGTGACTGCGACAAGGTGCTGGACGGCGACATCGACGAATACCTGGTAGCAAGCCTCAAGCAAGGCCTGTAA
- a CDS encoding tetratricopeptide repeat protein, which yields MLADLVLRLGVQGSPAVARLLLDQAAAGNLEAQARLGQALLDGHGLARDPVLALRWFRIAAGHGHLAALNMVGRCLELGWGCAPDLPGAARHYRAAAERGLDWGQYNYANLLSQGRGVARDMPQALAWYQRAADAGHAKAMNLVGRFHEEGWVGEADADLAFNWFQRSALAGDFRGQCSYAAMLVRRGNPEAAAKWVMRATRTATPAFLRTIREAVACLPAALFAPVIDAIDHRLACGNVPAGAGETG from the coding sequence ATGCTGGCCGACCTGGTCCTGCGCCTTGGCGTGCAGGGCAGCCCCGCCGTTGCCCGCCTGTTGCTGGACCAGGCCGCCGCGGGCAACCTGGAGGCCCAGGCCCGCCTGGGCCAGGCGTTGCTCGACGGCCATGGCCTTGCGCGCGATCCGGTGCTGGCCTTGCGCTGGTTCCGGATCGCGGCAGGGCATGGGCACCTGGCGGCCTTGAACATGGTGGGCCGTTGCCTGGAGCTGGGTTGGGGCTGCGCGCCTGATCTGCCCGGCGCGGCGCGCCATTATCGCGCCGCCGCCGAGCGCGGGCTGGACTGGGGCCAGTACAACTACGCCAACCTGCTGAGCCAGGGCCGCGGCGTGGCCCGGGACATGCCCCAGGCGTTGGCGTGGTACCAGCGCGCCGCTGACGCCGGGCATGCCAAGGCCATGAACCTGGTGGGGCGGTTCCATGAGGAAGGTTGGGTCGGCGAGGCCGACGCGGACCTTGCTTTCAACTGGTTTCAGCGCTCGGCGCTGGCCGGGGATTTTCGCGGGCAATGCAGCTACGCCGCCATGCTGGTGCGCCGCGGCAACCCCGAAGCGGCGGCGAAGTGGGTCATGCGTGCAACGCGCACGGCCACGCCGGCGTTTCTGCGCACCATTCGCGAGGCCGTGGCCTGCCTGCCGGCGGCTTTGTTCGCGCCGGTCATCGACGCCATAGACCATCGCCTGGCCTGCGGCAATGTCCCTGCGGGGGCAGGTGAGACGGGGTAG
- a CDS encoding response regulator → MIDLQIEEFKATDENKAMVLLVDDQAMIGEAVRRGLASETNIDFHFCADPHQAIEQAVRLKPTVILQDLVMPGLDGLTLVRDYRNHPATKDIPIIVLSTKEDPLVKSAAFSAGANDYLVKLPDTIELVARIRYHSRSYQTLLQRDEAYRALRVSQQQLLDTNLVLQRLMNSDGLTGLSNRRHFDEYLELEWRRALRDQTQLSLLMIDVDYFKSFNDSFGHLDGDEALRRVADAIRDSCSRSTDLPARYGGEEFALVLPNTSPGGARLVAEKLRQSITALKIPHISPSEGAHLTVSIGLSTQVPQAGSHCRQLISAADKGLYQAKHNGRNQVGISD, encoded by the coding sequence ATGATTGACCTGCAGATCGAAGAGTTCAAGGCCACCGACGAGAACAAGGCCATGGTGCTGCTCGTCGACGACCAGGCCATGATCGGCGAAGCGGTGCGTCGTGGCCTGGCCAGCGAAACCAATATCGACTTCCATTTCTGCGCCGACCCCCACCAGGCCATCGAGCAGGCCGTGCGGCTCAAGCCGACGGTGATCCTGCAGGACCTGGTGATGCCGGGGCTGGATGGCCTGACCCTGGTGCGCGATTACCGCAACCACCCGGCCACCAAGGACATCCCCATCATCGTGCTGTCCACCAAGGAAGACCCTCTGGTCAAGAGCGCGGCGTTTTCCGCCGGGGCCAACGACTACCTGGTCAAATTGCCGGACACCATCGAGCTGGTGGCCCGCATTCGCTACCACTCGCGCTCCTACCAGACCCTGCTGCAGCGCGACGAGGCCTACCGCGCCCTTCGTGTCAGCCAGCAGCAGTTGCTGGACACCAACCTGGTGCTGCAGCGGCTGATGAACTCCGACGGCCTTACCGGCCTGTCAAACCGCCGCCACTTCGACGAATACCTGGAACTGGAATGGCGGCGCGCGCTGCGTGACCAGACCCAGCTATCGCTGCTGATGATCGACGTCGACTACTTCAAGTCGTTCAACGACAGCTTTGGCCACCTGGACGGCGACGAGGCCCTGCGCCGTGTCGCCGACGCCATCCGCGACAGTTGCAGCCGCTCCACCGACCTGCCGGCGCGCTACGGCGGCGAAGAGTTCGCCCTGGTGCTGCCCAACACCTCGCCCGGCGGTGCGCGGCTGGTGGCGGAAAAGCTGCGCCAGAGCATCACCGCCCTGAAAATCCCGCATATTTCCCCCAGCGAAGGCGCGCACCTGACCGTCAGCATCGGCCTGTCCACCCAGGTGCCCCAGGCCGGCAGCCACTGCCGGCAATTGATCTCGGCGGCCGACAAGGGCCTGTACCAGGCCAAGCACAACGGCCGCAATCAGGTCGGTATCAGCGACTGA
- a CDS encoding CheR family methyltransferase produces the protein MDNDPRFFKYLRDRIGLDVASVGAPMIERAVRQRCAASGAADLDGYWGVLQLSGAEQQALIEAVIVPETWFMRYPETFAALVRVAQARLLELKATRPLRILSLPCSTGEEPYSIAMALFDAGISAASFTIDGVDISPISVAKAQRGVYGRNSFRGSDLSFRDRYFEAADDGYCLLARVHQQVRLHVGNVLDPALLKGEAPYDFVFCRNLLIYFDVDTQRRVFEVLKGFNDPAGVLFIGPAEGSLLARLGMRPLGVPQSFAFVRTEPAPVEPAAPVRAVAPPRPAAPPVRARPSLPLPPVAQVKPPAAEKAVQVTLEQIASLANEGKRLEAMQACDAYLKHHGPDAQAFYWLGLLNDVGGDARKAQDFYRKALYLQPQHPEALAHLAMLLAAQGDSVGARRLQERAARSERTADSERKR, from the coding sequence ATGGACAACGACCCCCGCTTTTTCAAATACCTGCGTGATCGCATCGGCCTCGATGTGGCCTCGGTGGGCGCCCCCATGATCGAGCGCGCCGTGCGCCAGCGTTGCGCCGCCAGCGGTGCCGCCGACCTGGACGGCTATTGGGGCGTGTTGCAGCTCAGTGGCGCCGAACAGCAGGCCCTGATCGAAGCGGTGATCGTGCCTGAAACCTGGTTCATGCGTTACCCGGAAACCTTCGCTGCCTTGGTCCGTGTGGCCCAGGCGCGCCTGCTGGAGCTGAAGGCTACCCGGCCACTGCGCATCCTCAGCCTGCCCTGTTCCACTGGCGAGGAGCCTTACTCCATCGCCATGGCCTTGTTCGACGCGGGCATCAGTGCGGCGTCGTTCACCATCGATGGCGTGGACATCAGCCCGATTTCCGTGGCCAAGGCCCAGCGCGGCGTATATGGCCGCAATTCGTTCCGCGGCAGCGACCTGAGCTTCCGCGATCGCTACTTCGAAGCAGCGGACGACGGTTATTGCCTGCTCGCGCGGGTGCATCAGCAGGTTCGTTTGCACGTGGGCAATGTGCTCGACCCAGCCCTTCTCAAGGGTGAGGCACCCTACGATTTCGTGTTCTGCCGCAACCTGTTGATCTATTTCGATGTGGACACCCAGCGCCGTGTCTTCGAGGTGCTCAAGGGCTTCAACGACCCGGCCGGCGTGCTGTTCATCGGCCCTGCCGAGGGTAGCCTGCTGGCGCGCCTGGGCATGCGCCCGCTGGGCGTGCCCCAGTCGTTCGCCTTTGTGCGCACCGAACCGGCCCCCGTTGAACCCGCCGCCCCGGTGCGAGCGGTGGCGCCACCCCGGCCCGCTGCGCCGCCGGTGCGTGCGCGCCCTTCACTGCCCTTGCCTCCGGTAGCTCAAGTGAAACCGCCCGCGGCCGAAAAAGCAGTACAGGTGACGCTCGAACAGATCGCCAGCCTGGCCAACGAAGGCAAGCGCCTGGAGGCCATGCAGGCCTGCGACGCCTACCTCAAGCACCATGGGCCTGATGCACAGGCATTCTACTGGCTCGGTTTGCTCAACGATGTCGGTGGCGATGCGCGCAAGGCCCAGGATTTTTATCGCAAGGCGCTGTACCTGCAGCCGCAGCATCCTGAAGCACTGGCGCACCTGGCCATGCTGCTGGCCGCCCAGGGCGACAGCGTGGGCGCCCGCCGCCTGCAGGAACGCGCCGCGCGCAGTGAACGTACCGCCGACAGTGAGCGTAAACGATGA
- a CDS encoding hybrid sensor histidine kinase/response regulator, translated as MTPEQMRDASLLELFALEAEAQTQVLNAGLLELERNPTQAEQLEACMRAAHSLKGAARIVGVDAGVSVAHVMEDCLVSAQEGRLLLTPEHIDALLHGTDLLMRIASPEGAPTAEDIAAYSVRMTGLLDPSALPPPARPPAPPAPVVEAPAPPASLEPEPEALPETVPGPEPRRAKGAVEGGERVLRVTAERLNSLLDLSSKSLVETQRLKPYLATMQRLKRMQGQSQRALDGLREHLQATQQTDEVYDALTLVQGLLAETQQMLVYQTSELDEFGWQASQRAQLLYDTALACRMRPFADVLGGQGRMVRDLGRSLGKQVRLDIDGEKTQVDRDVLEKLEAPLTHLLRNAVDHGIESPEQRLLAGKPAEGRVLLRAAHQAGLLVLELSDDGGGVDLERLRRSIVERNLSPAETAAQLSEEELLTFLFLPGFSLRDKVTEVSGRGVGLDAVQHMMRQLRGSVVLTQVQGQGSCFHIEVPLTLSVVRSLVVEVGDEAYAFPLAHIEHTLDLPAEDIVQLEGRQHFWYEGRHVGLVAASQLLQRPAGQGGGDSLRVVVIRERDAIYGVAVERFIGERTLVVLPLDARLGKVQDISAGALLDDGSVVLIIDVEDMLRSVEKLLNTGRLERIDRRNQRGVEQARKRVLVVDDSLTVRELQRKLLSHRGYDVAVAVDGMDGWNALRGEDFDLLITDIDMPRMDGIELVTLVRRDSRLQSLPVMVVSYKDREEDRRRGLDAGADYYLAKASFHDDALLDAVVELIGSAQG; from the coding sequence ATGACCCCAGAGCAAATGCGCGATGCCTCGCTGCTGGAGCTGTTTGCCCTGGAAGCCGAGGCCCAGACCCAGGTGCTCAACGCCGGCTTGCTGGAGCTGGAGCGCAACCCCACCCAGGCCGAGCAATTGGAAGCCTGTATGCGCGCGGCCCACTCGCTCAAGGGCGCGGCGCGGATCGTCGGCGTCGATGCCGGGGTCAGCGTCGCCCATGTGATGGAGGATTGCCTGGTCAGCGCCCAGGAAGGCCGGCTGCTGCTGACGCCGGAGCACATCGACGCCCTGTTGCACGGCACCGACCTGCTGATGCGCATCGCCAGCCCTGAGGGTGCGCCCACCGCCGAGGACATCGCCGCCTATTCGGTGCGCATGACCGGCTTGCTCGACCCCTCGGCGCTGCCGCCGCCTGCGCGCCCCCCGGCACCACCCGCTCCGGTTGTCGAGGCGCCAGCGCCGCCGGCGTCGCTGGAGCCCGAACCCGAAGCGCTGCCCGAGACCGTGCCGGGCCCGGAGCCACGCCGCGCCAAGGGCGCGGTGGAGGGTGGCGAGCGGGTGCTGCGGGTCACCGCCGAGCGGCTCAACAGCCTGCTGGACCTGTCCAGCAAGTCGTTGGTGGAAACCCAGCGGCTCAAGCCTTACCTGGCCACCATGCAGCGCCTCAAGCGCATGCAGGGGCAAAGCCAGCGGGCGCTGGACGGCCTGCGCGAGCACCTGCAGGCCACGCAGCAGACCGACGAGGTCTACGACGCCCTGACCCTGGTGCAGGGCTTGCTGGCCGAAACCCAGCAAATGCTGGTGTACCAGACCAGCGAACTGGACGAGTTCGGCTGGCAGGCCAGCCAGCGCGCGCAACTGCTTTACGACACGGCCCTGGCCTGCCGCATGCGGCCGTTCGCCGACGTGCTGGGCGGGCAGGGGCGCATGGTCCGCGACCTGGGTCGCTCGCTGGGCAAACAGGTGCGCCTGGATATCGACGGTGAGAAAACCCAGGTCGACCGCGATGTGCTGGAAAAGCTCGAAGCGCCGTTGACCCACTTGTTGCGCAACGCTGTCGACCACGGTATCGAAAGCCCTGAACAGCGCTTGCTCGCCGGCAAGCCCGCCGAAGGCCGGGTACTGCTGCGCGCCGCGCACCAGGCCGGCCTGCTGGTGCTGGAACTGAGCGATGACGGCGGCGGCGTCGACCTGGAGCGCCTGCGCCGCAGCATTGTCGAGCGCAACCTGTCGCCCGCCGAGACCGCGGCCCAGCTCAGCGAAGAAGAGTTGCTGACGTTTCTGTTCCTGCCGGGCTTCAGCCTGCGCGACAAGGTCACCGAAGTCTCCGGGCGCGGTGTCGGGCTGGACGCGGTGCAGCACATGATGCGTCAGTTGCGCGGCTCGGTGGTGTTGACCCAGGTGCAGGGCCAGGGCAGCTGCTTTCACATCGAAGTGCCCTTGACCCTGTCGGTGGTGCGTAGCCTGGTGGTGGAGGTTGGCGACGAAGCCTATGCGTTTCCGCTGGCCCATATCGAGCACACGCTGGACTTGCCGGCCGAAGACATTGTCCAGCTCGAAGGCCGCCAGCACTTCTGGTACGAAGGCCGCCACGTGGGCCTGGTCGCCGCCAGCCAACTGCTGCAGCGTCCGGCGGGGCAGGGGGGCGGTGACTCCCTGCGGGTGGTGGTGATCCGGGAGCGCGACGCCATTTATGGCGTGGCGGTGGAGCGCTTCATCGGCGAACGCACCCTGGTGGTGCTGCCCCTGGATGCCCGCCTGGGCAAAGTCCAGGACATTTCCGCCGGCGCCCTGCTGGATGACGGCTCGGTGGTGTTGATCATCGACGTCGAGGACATGCTGCGCTCGGTGGAAAAACTGCTCAATACCGGGCGCCTGGAACGCATCGACCGGCGCAACCAGCGCGGCGTCGAGCAGGCGCGCAAGCGTGTGCTGGTGGTGGACGACTCGCTGACCGTGCGTGAACTGCAGCGCAAGCTGCTCAGCCATCGCGGCTACGACGTGGCGGTGGCGGTGGACGGCATGGATGGCTGGAACGCCCTGCGCGGCGAGGATTTCGACCTGCTGATCACCGACATCGACATGCCACGCATGGATGGCATCGAACTGGTGACCCTGGTGCGCCGCGACAGCCGCCTGCAATCGCTGCCGGTAATGGTGGTGTCCTACAAGGACCGTGAAGAAGACAGACGGCGTGGCCTGGACGCCGGCGCCGACTACTATCTGGCCAAGGCCAGTTTCCACGACGACGCCCTGCTCGACGCCGTGGTGGAGTTGATCGGGAGTGCCCAGGGATGA
- a CDS encoding methyl-accepting chemotaxis protein — translation MKNWTLRQRILASFAVIIAIMLLMVVASYTRLKAIDDAQQTVRTDSVPGVYYSSMIRSAWVDSYVYTQQLVGLSYQREYVTADEEQYKGFASRLAEQMTNYQKTVFDAEDKANFAEFARLNGEYVQVLAKVLDAYHQKHFTQAQDLLNDALTPAWIAGRKQLNTLIERNRDAAEQASQASSQAVSDAKLTMGIALVLAIIAAGICGLLLMRAIMQPMQKIVKILETMRNGDLSTRLDLSRRDEFGMVETGFNDMMTELTALVSQAQRSSVQVTTSVTEIAATSKQQQATATETAATTTEIGATSREIAATSRDLVRTMTEVTSAADAASMLAGSGQQGLSRMEDTMHQVMGAADLVNAKLAILNEKASNINQVVVTIVKVADQTNLLSLNAAIEAEKAGEYGRGFAVVATEVRRLADQTAVATYDIEQMVREIQSAVSAGVMGMDKFSEEVRRGMFEVQQVGDQLSQIIQQVQALAPRVLMVNEGMQAQATGAEQINHALSQLGDASSQTVESLRQASFAIDELSQVAAGLRGGVSRFKV, via the coding sequence GTGAAGAACTGGACATTGCGCCAACGGATTCTGGCGAGTTTCGCCGTGATTATCGCCATCATGCTGTTGATGGTGGTCGCTTCCTATACGCGCCTGAAGGCTATCGACGATGCCCAGCAGACGGTGCGTACCGACAGCGTTCCGGGTGTCTATTACAGTTCCATGATCCGCAGCGCCTGGGTGGACAGCTATGTCTACACCCAGCAACTGGTTGGCCTGAGTTACCAGCGCGAGTACGTCACTGCCGACGAAGAGCAGTACAAGGGCTTTGCCAGCCGCCTGGCCGAGCAGATGACCAACTACCAGAAAACCGTGTTCGACGCCGAAGACAAGGCCAACTTCGCCGAGTTCGCGCGCTTGAACGGCGAATATGTCCAGGTGCTGGCCAAAGTGCTGGATGCCTACCACCAGAAACACTTCACCCAGGCTCAGGACCTGCTCAATGATGCGCTCACCCCGGCGTGGATCGCCGGGCGCAAGCAGCTCAACACCCTCATCGAGCGCAACCGTGACGCGGCCGAGCAGGCTTCCCAGGCCAGCTCGCAGGCGGTCAGCGACGCCAAGCTGACCATGGGCATCGCCTTGGTGCTGGCCATCATCGCCGCCGGTATCTGCGGCCTGTTGCTGATGCGCGCGATCATGCAGCCGATGCAGAAAATCGTGAAGATTCTGGAAACCATGCGCAACGGTGACCTCAGCACCCGCCTCGACCTGTCGCGCCGGGACGAATTCGGCATGGTCGAGACCGGCTTCAACGACATGATGACCGAGCTTACCGCCCTGGTGTCCCAGGCCCAACGTTCCTCGGTGCAGGTGACCACTTCGGTGACCGAGATCGCCGCCACGTCCAAGCAGCAGCAGGCCACGGCCACGGAAACCGCTGCCACCACCACCGAGATCGGCGCTACCTCGCGGGAAATCGCCGCCACTTCCCGGGACCTGGTGCGCACCATGACCGAGGTCACCTCCGCCGCCGATGCGGCGTCGATGCTCGCCGGTTCCGGCCAGCAGGGGCTGTCACGCATGGAAGACACCATGCACCAGGTCATGGGCGCCGCCGATCTGGTCAATGCCAAGTTGGCGATCCTCAACGAGAAGGCCAGCAACATCAACCAGGTGGTGGTGACCATCGTCAAGGTGGCCGACCAGACCAACCTGCTGTCGCTCAACGCTGCCATCGAGGCCGAAAAGGCCGGTGAATATGGCCGCGGCTTCGCCGTGGTCGCCACTGAAGTGCGGCGCCTGGCCGACCAGACCGCGGTGGCCACCTACGACATCGAGCAGATGGTGCGCGAAATCCAGTCGGCGGTGTCGGCCGGCGTGATGGGCATGGACAAATTCTCCGAAGAAGTGCGCCGCGGCATGTTCGAGGTGCAGCAGGTCGGCGACCAGCTGTCGCAGATCATCCAGCAGGTGCAGGCCCTGGCGCCGCGGGTGCTGATGGTCAACGAGGGGATGCAGGCCCAGGCGACCGGGGCCGAACAGATCAACCATGCGTTGTCGCAGCTGGGCGACGCCAGCAGCCAGACCGTCGAGTCCTTGCGCCAGGCCAGCTTTGCCATCGACGAGCTGAGCCAGGTGGCGGCAGGCCTGCGCGGTGGCGTCTCGCGTTTCAAAGTCTGA
- a CDS encoding chemotaxis protein CheW yields the protein MSAPLRPHEAAPAAQGKLFLVFRVGDQRFALAATDIGEVLPCVALKPVPQAPAWVAGIFAHRGRIVPVVDVSQLMFGTPASQRTSTRLVLVHYHTGPGQGDQRLGLVLEHATQTLRCPAQDFRPYGVSNREAPYLGPVREDEHGLLQWVGVQDLLDERVRDLLFAPRWAEQLTDGNG from the coding sequence ATGAGCGCACCGTTGCGGCCCCATGAAGCTGCGCCTGCCGCGCAGGGCAAACTGTTTCTGGTGTTCCGGGTGGGAGACCAGCGCTTTGCCTTGGCCGCCACCGACATCGGCGAGGTGCTGCCCTGTGTGGCGTTGAAGCCGGTGCCGCAGGCTCCCGCCTGGGTCGCCGGTATCTTTGCCCACCGCGGGCGGATAGTCCCGGTGGTCGACGTGAGCCAGTTGATGTTCGGCACCCCGGCCTCCCAGCGCACCAGCACGCGTCTGGTATTGGTGCATTACCACACCGGGCCGGGGCAGGGTGACCAGCGCCTGGGGCTGGTGCTTGAGCACGCCACGCAAACCCTGCGTTGCCCAGCGCAAGACTTTCGCCCCTATGGCGTGTCCAACCGAGAGGCGCCATACCTGGGGCCGGTGCGCGAGGACGAGCACGGTTTGCTGCAGTGGGTAGGCGTGCAGGACCTGCTCGATGAGCGCGTGCGCGACCTGCTGTTCGCCCCCCGATGGGCCGAGCAGCTCACGGACGGAAATGGGTGA
- a CDS encoding chemotaxis protein CheW has translation MIGLASLDVIQGDGEAIDDCWNRIGIHGDKSCPLLADHIHCRNCQVYAAAAVRLLDRYSLSRDTLHGEVAQTPGQVASRSLVVFRLAEEWLALATRCLVEIAPMQPVHSLPHQRSRALQGVANVRGALVPSLSLAELLGVDVSVNPTTSARIVPRLLILAAAGGSVVVPVDEVDGIHRIDLGELEKASQAAGQAGTRFTRSVLPFKGRSVRVLDETQLLDAVSRSLT, from the coding sequence ATGATTGGCCTGGCTTCGCTGGATGTCATCCAAGGGGATGGCGAAGCGATTGACGATTGCTGGAACCGCATCGGTATCCACGGTGACAAGTCGTGCCCTTTGCTGGCCGACCATATCCATTGCCGTAATTGCCAGGTGTACGCGGCGGCCGCCGTGCGCCTGCTGGACCGCTATTCCCTGAGTCGCGACACCCTGCACGGCGAGGTGGCCCAAACCCCGGGGCAAGTGGCGTCGCGCTCGCTGGTGGTGTTCCGCCTGGCTGAAGAATGGCTGGCCCTGGCCACCCGCTGCCTGGTGGAAATTGCCCCGATGCAGCCCGTGCACTCGCTGCCGCACCAGCGCTCGCGGGCTTTGCAGGGCGTGGCTAACGTGCGTGGCGCGCTGGTACCCAGCCTGTCGCTGGCCGAGTTGCTGGGCGTGGACGTCAGTGTCAACCCGACGACCTCTGCGCGTATCGTCCCGCGCCTGTTGATCCTGGCGGCCGCCGGTGGTTCGGTGGTGGTGCCGGTGGATGAAGTGGACGGGATTCACCGTATCGACCTCGGCGAACTGGAGAAGGCTTCGCAGGCCGCTGGGCAGGCCGGCACGCGCTTCACCCGTTCAGTGCTGCCCTTCAAGGGGCGCAGCGTGCGGGTGCTGGACGAGACCCAACTGCTCGATGCCGTTTCCCGGAGCCTGACATGA